From a single Rutidosis leptorrhynchoides isolate AG116_Rl617_1_P2 chromosome 5, CSIRO_AGI_Rlap_v1, whole genome shotgun sequence genomic region:
- the LOC139849524 gene encoding squalene synthase 1-like: MKRGSSVTKHSSYIETINDDEYCYAVSSIFVEAFAKLFHISGEEMLFPDTLTTPFGLFLQQGDVIRDFWLDINETPKSLIFWPDEIWSKYANNLKDLTYEENSENAIRCLNEMVTNALAYVGDCVEFLSRFRNPSTFRFFAILQVVTFGDLALCYNNIQVFRTGIKTSEGLMAKVFVQTKTMEDVYGALYDFSSILRSKVDMNDPNAETTISRIEAVQKLCRDSGTLIKWKSYIIQSQSSHNQALVTLFFFDIVHFHNPLRTGIPQSTTEHNWFNILRNKIIDSYIEHY, translated from the exons ATGAAGAGGGGAAGCAGCGTGACGAAACATTCATCATAT ATTGAGACAATTAATGACGATGAGTATTGCTACGCGGTCAGTTCAATTTTTGTTGAGGCGTTTGCAAAACTCTTTCACATCTCTGGCGAAGAAATGTTGTTTCCAGATACTCTCACAACTCCATTTGGATTATTTCTTCAG CAAGGAGACGTCATTAGAGATTTTTGGTTGGACATAAAtgaaacccccaaatcactcatattTTGGCCAGATGAGATCTGGAGTAAATATGCTAATAATCTCAAG GATTTGACTTATGAAGAGAATTCGGAGAATGCGATTCGTTGTTTAAATGAGATGGTGACGAATGCTTTAGCATACGTTGGTGATTGTGTAGAATTTCTGTCTCGATTCCGTAATCCCTCGACATTCAGGTTTTTTGCCATTTTGCAG GTTGTTACATTTGGAGATCTTGCTTTATGCTACAATAACATCCAGGTTTTTAGAACGGGAATAAAAACATCAGAAG GTCTTATGGCAAAAGTGTTTGTTCAGACTAAAACTATGGAAGATGTCTACGGGGCTTTATATGATTTTTCTTCCATCCTTAGGTCCaag GTTGATATGAATGATCCGAATGCCGAAACAACAATTAGCAGGATAGAAGCAGTTCAGAAACTTTGCAGGGACTCGGGAACCTTAATCAAATG GAAATCTTACATTATTCAGAGTCAGTCAAGCCACAACCAAGCTTTGGTAACGCTTTTCTTCTTTGATATTGTACACTT TCACAATCCTTTACGCACGGGGATCCC